TCTTCCCAGCGGCTGTAACGTTCCTGCAACGCTCTATACTCCTTCTTCGATTCCTCAGACATGTTTTCGAAGTCCTTTTCCAGCTCTGCGTTCCGCGCGCGCAGTTCTTCTTTCACGCTCGGCCACTCTTTGCGGATGGCATCGTCGCCCTTTTCGGTTTGTTTGTTTAGCCAAGTTCTGAAGTCCTCCAGTTCCTCTTCTGCGGTCTCACCGGTTTTAACCACTTTAATGGTCTCTGTATCCTCTGCGTTGGTGGCTGTCGTTTCGTTGCCTTCCACCTCCCGGCTGTTCTCACAGCTCAAAAGGCCGGCGCAAAGGCAAAAAATAAGGGTATAGGGTAGTACTTTCATCTTTGTTCAATTCAGGTTGATCTATCCTATCTTCATACGTAGTTCAGGGGTTCAGGATGCTTCGCGCACCTGCCATAAACGGCTTGTCCATGTTTATGCCATCACCGACACTATAATGCTTGTTTACGGTTACAGGCAAGGTGCCGCGGGCAGGTATGCGGCCGAAAATAAGCTGTGCCGCCGCTGCCTGTGAGTGAAAATGGGACTGATAGGCCAATATAAGTGCCCGGCTTTTCTCTATTCCAGGAAACTGGTTCAAAGTATAAGCATTATCGAACAGGGTGATAACGGCTTTGTTGGAGGCTGCCAGCTGCTGCACCAGTTGTGTGGAGGCTTTGGAGTAATTGAGGTTATTGCTCGGCCGCACACTTGGCCCGTACAGCGCCACCAGCACCACATCATACTTGCGGAGCTTTTTCAGGAGCGCTTTCGTGTCGCGAGCAGTTGCCTTTCGAGAGATGTAAAAGTCGGTGGTTGCTGGTAACTGCTGCTTTACCTGCCGCTGAAAGGCCGTCACACGCCGGGCACCGATCGAAACAGTGGCTATTTTCAGCTTGCTGTCAGGGCGCAGGGGTAGTACTCTTTTCTCATTATTTAGCAGGGTGATAGCAGCCTCGGCAATGGCCCAGTTGGTCACGTCGGCGCCGGGATAGTTTAGGTCTTCTACCAGGTTCTCCAGCTTAACTGGCTTATACTTGTCTAGCCCCAGCCACTGCTTGGCCCGCAGGATTCTTTTGCAGCGCCGGTCTATTTCGGCCTGTGCTATCTCCCCACGCTCGATGGCCGCCTTCACGGCATTGATGGCCTTGGGCACACTGTTCAGGCGCTCCAGCACATCGTTACCGGCAATAAGTGCTTTGGCTTCTGCCTCTCCCGGATCAAAGTATTTGGTTACCCCTTTCATCACCATGGCATCCGTAAAGATGAGGCCCTTGTACCCAAGTTCCTCACGCAACAGGCCTGTTACAATGGGCTTCGACAGCGTAGAGGGCAGGTTGGGTGTAGGGTCGAGCTGGGGGATGTGCATGTGCGCCACCATAATGCCGCCCACGCCCTGCTCAATCAGCTCGCGAAAGGGGTAAAGTTCCAGCGAGTCCAGGCGCTCCCGGCCAAAGGGAATAATCGGCAGGTCGTGGTGAGAATCAACGTCGGTGTCGCCATGCCCCGGGAAGTGCTTGGCCACCGCCACAATGCCACCAGACTGCATGCCCTGCATGTAGGCGATGCTTTTGGCGGTTACATCCAGCCTGTTCTCTCCAAATGCCCGGGAGCCAATCACGGGGTTGTTGGGGTTGTTGTTGATGTCGGCTACCGGTGCGAAATTAATGTGCATGCCCAGGCGACGGAATTCCCTGGCCACCTCCATGCCCATCCGGTGAATCAGGCCACTATCGGAGATAGCGCCGAGCATCTGCTGGGAGGGGTAGTACATGGCCGAGTCAAGGCGCATGCCCACACCTGTTTCGGCATCCATGGCGAACCAAAGCGGCACCTTGGAGGCAGCCTGGTAGCGGTTGCTGAGCATGGCCTGCCGCACCGGTCCTCCCTGAAAAAAGATCATTCCCCCGATTTTATACTTCTCCACCAGGTGCATCACGTCTGCCTCATAGCGCTCGCCCTGGTCAGAGAATGCCTCAATTATAATCAGCTGCGCAATACGCTCCTCCGGCGACAGCGCATTAAACACTGAGTCTACCCAGTAGGAACTGCTGTCTTCCAGTGCCTCGATGAGGGAGGATGAACGCACGTAAGGCCTTCGCTGCTCTGAGGGTTCTGACTTTTGCTGGGCATGCGCCGGCTGCCGTGTATCCGCACCTTCGCAGCCAGCCAGCAGGAGTACCAGCAGGGGCAGCAGGCAAAGTTTTATAGGGGCATATAGGGTTCTTTTCCGTTGCATATGTATCTGATAACGCTTTTTTCAGGCGTATCTTGTTTTTATGTTTGATGCAGGTCCTTTATACAACCCGGGCTGTAAACCGTAAGTGGGCACCGCCAGGGCATACTCTAC
Above is a window of Pontibacter akesuensis DNA encoding:
- a CDS encoding glycoside hydrolase family 3 protein → MQRKRTLYAPIKLCLLPLLVLLLAGCEGADTRQPAHAQQKSEPSEQRRPYVRSSSLIEALEDSSSYWVDSVFNALSPEERIAQLIIIEAFSDQGERYEADVMHLVEKYKIGGMIFFQGGPVRQAMLSNRYQAASKVPLWFAMDAETGVGMRLDSAMYYPSQQMLGAISDSGLIHRMGMEVAREFRRLGMHINFAPVADINNNPNNPVIGSRAFGENRLDVTAKSIAYMQGMQSGGIVAVAKHFPGHGDTDVDSHHDLPIIPFGRERLDSLELYPFRELIEQGVGGIMVAHMHIPQLDPTPNLPSTLSKPIVTGLLREELGYKGLIFTDAMVMKGVTKYFDPGEAEAKALIAGNDVLERLNSVPKAINAVKAAIERGEIAQAEIDRRCKRILRAKQWLGLDKYKPVKLENLVEDLNYPGADVTNWAIAEAAITLLNNEKRVLPLRPDSKLKIATVSIGARRVTAFQRQVKQQLPATTDFYISRKATARDTKALLKKLRKYDVVLVALYGPSVRPSNNLNYSKASTQLVQQLAASNKAVITLFDNAYTLNQFPGIEKSRALILAYQSHFHSQAAAAQLIFGRIPARGTLPVTVNKHYSVGDGINMDKPFMAGARSILNP